The genomic interval GCCACAAGGGGACGCTGGGCGGCTCAGTCGCCAACAACGATCCGGCCGCGGACTATCCCGCCGCCGTGCTCGGCCTGGGGGCCACGATCAAGACCAACCGGCGCAGCATCGCCGCCGACGATTTCTTCCAGGGCATGTTCACCACCGCGCTGGAGGACGGCGAGATCGTGACCGAGATATCCTTCCCGGTGCCGCAGAAGGCCGCCTACAAGAAATTCGCCAACCCCGCTTCGCGCTATGCGATGGCCGGCGTGTTCGTCGCGAAATTCGCGGACGGCATCCGCGTCGCGGTGACCGGCGCCGGACCCGGCGTGTTCCGCGTGCCGGAGATGGAGGCGGCGTTGGCCAAGAGCTTCACGCCCGATGCGGTGGCGAAGATCGCGGTGGATCCGGGTGGACTCAATTCCGACATCCACGGCTCGGCCGAGTATCGCGCCAATCTGGTGACCGTGCTGGCCAAGCGCGCGGTGGCGGAGACGGCTTGAGGCCGCGAAGGCGATGTCCGAAATCGAACAGCACAACGAACCGCTCGACGCCGCCGCTTTCTGGCTCGGCGAGGGCCGCCAGGTGGCGCTCGCCACGGTGGTCAAGACCTGGGGCTCGGCGCCGCGCCAGGCCGGAAGCCAGATCGCGGTGCGCGACGACGGCGCCTTCGTCGGCTCGGTCTCCGGCGGCTGCATCGAAGGCGCGGTGATCGCGGAGGCGCTGGAGGCGATGACCGACGGCAAGGTGCGCAATCTCGAATTCGGCGTCAGCGACGAGACGGCCTGGTCGGTCGGCCTCGCCTGCGGCGGCCGCATCGAGATCTTCGTCGAACCGGTGCAGTGAAGCGCGAAACGCTGCAGGCCATCAACGACGCCCGCCGCGCGGGCCGCGCCATCGTGCGCGCCATCGACCTCGAAAGCGGCGAGGAGACTCTGATCGATCCGGCGACCGACGCCTCGCCGCTCGGGCTGGCCGCCGCCGGCGCGGCGCGGGCCGACACCTCCGGTCCGGCGCAGATCGAGGGGCGGAGCTGGTTTCTCGCCGTGTTCAATCCGCCGCTCGATCTCGTCATCGTCGGCGCGGCGCATATCGCCCAGCCGCTGGTCGTCATGGCGCGGGAGGCGGGCTATGGCGTGCGGATCGTCGATCCGCGTACGGC from Rhizomicrobium sp. carries:
- a CDS encoding xanthine dehydrogenase family protein subunit M — protein: MITYPFTYRRAKSVDDAVALLAAAPDGKLLAGGQTLIATMKMRLANPSDLIDISGIKELSYIRASAGAVAIGAATTHFEVASSKDVAKAIPALAHVARVIGDPAVRHKGTLGGSVANNDPAADYPAAVLGLGATIKTNRRSIAADDFFQGMFTTALEDGEIVTEISFPVPQKAAYKKFANPASRYAMAGVFVAKFADGIRVAVTGAGPGVFRVPEMEAALAKSFTPDAVAKIAVDPGGLNSDIHGSAEYRANLVTVLAKRAVAETA
- a CDS encoding XdhC family protein; protein product: MSEIEQHNEPLDAAAFWLGEGRQVALATVVKTWGSAPRQAGSQIAVRDDGAFVGSVSGGCIEGAVIAEALEAMTDGKVRNLEFGVSDETAWSVGLACGGRIEIFVEPVQ